CAGTCCTCTGTCCTTACGGGATGTCTATATATATGGATCCAGAGTAAATATCGAATACGTTGTCACTTAATTTGCCGGTCAAGGTTCGAGAAAAGTAAACATACAGATGCACGAGAGTATATACACAAGCAAGGCCACCCGTCCTATCTAGCAAGACTTAATCAGACACCTCACTTTGGACTAGCacacttgcatgcatgcacagcacagcacatcCAGGTGGAAATTAAGCCCCGCATGATCAGGAAGGCGGCCGGTTTCCCGTGATCAAACGCCATGGATGGAACGAAGATCAATCGGGTGTAACAGTGTCTGACGATCGAGTTAACGCCATTCACACAGAGCGCGTGCATACCGCGGGGGAGCGTTCTGCTTCCCCAAGTTAAGTTCAGCGTGGCGCCCGCTCGCCGCGACGCGTCTCGTGTCTCTCATCCCTGCGCGGCATGGCATGGCATTATTTTCCAACCTCGACTTTTTCTAATCCTACTGTactatcatcatcatcgcctGCGTGTCCATGTGACGTCTCTTCAGTTTGTGCACGTATACGGACACGGGCGCGGGAACGCGTGTGCACACGCCTGTGTACGCCGGATCGATATATCCGCGGGCAGGGTAGATTTAGTTCGATCAGACCGTGGCAGGGCATGATGGGCCCGTGCAGGCTTGCTCAGGCGTTCAGCTAATTAAGCTGTAGCTAGCTGCCAGGGCCAGCCGCTAGAATTGAAAGAATGTTCGCCTTGTCCGTGTAGGTTGGGCAGCAGCAACCGGCCTGTGCTGATCGAGCCAATGCAATCTTGACAGTGCACGCCGCAGCACATATGCCAGCGACGACTGCGGTGAGATCGATCTCGACGGCGACGTATACGTGCGCCAGCTCCTCGATCATGGGATCCTCAAAATAACTCCAGTTCTCACGGCAGATCGGCCGGGCGCGCGGGTACGTACTCTACGTGTAGTGAAGAGATCTGATCTTGTAGTATGATTTCTTATGGAAGCGGTGGTGATAATGGACGGACATAATTGGCGACGACGAGTGCGGTGGTCGAGTCCAGGGACCATTCCATGATCTACTAATCCGTCCATCCTAGGGGTACTAGCTAGGCCGTCTCTCATCATCATTCGGGTGCAGATTTAGTTGTGGATATGCTGATGCAGCCCCCCACGTGACGTGCCCCGGCCGCGGGTAACGAGCCTAGCCAGGACAATCATCGGCCGCAGCAAGTCAGGCTGCGTGTGCGACCTTTAATTAATTAGCCAACTGTAGAACAATCAAAGACATTAGGCCAAACGGTTTGAATCCTGCACAGTTGCTAGAAGCGGTACGAATGATTTATTCATTCAGTTTTCGTGTATTGTGGAATCCATGTCAACAGTGACTAGGAGTACTCTAGGAATTAATGGCCCCGGGCACTGGAGAGGCTAAAGATATGCCCGGTTCGGACAGATCCGTTGGCTGCTGACTATTCGTGCCTATCTATATATCCTGGCTCGATCTACGGATGCAACGATTTATTCGGACGTAAATCCAATCCCGTTGTACGTGGGTACGTACGCCGAATATATATCCATGGAGCTTGACATGAGCGTACGAGCTAGACGGGATGAACTGTACCGGCCATCGAAAGATGATTATCTCCGCGAGTCCAACTGCTCACGACGGTACCGGCCCGTCGTGTCATCGCCGATTTGAAGGCGCAAACGGGCGGTTTGCAGCGGAGGAATACGTGCAGGGGAGATCTAGCTGCggatatttatttttttcccgTCTTGCCTCTGCACATTATCCCCTGCCCCTGGTCTGCTTTCTGCCTGCACATCACATCAGATGAGATTTTGGGATATATGCGGCCGGAAGTCGAATCTGGATGACGCGCGACAATGTCCTGAACTTGCCGACGGCCCCGCTTTCCCCAAACAAACACGGGACAGGAGCAAAGGAAATactatctcttttttttttgagaaacacagGAGAGGAAATGTCAAGAAAACGAAATGATCGGATCACCCGCTTTGCTTTTCAAGTGTTTGAACATAGGGGggtttcctttttgaaaaaaaagaaacaattgaTATCGGTACTCACCTGCCAATGCATAATGCGTCCAGAGGACAGCACACGGCCGGTGCCAATGCCATGGGGACGGATCGGGTGCTAATTGCTCCGTGGCAACGATACATACGTCCTTGCTCCCATGCACGTGCATCGACCTGCCACGACCATGAATGGTTTCCTGAGATAACTATACATTATGTATACATATATAGGAAACAAGTAGCCATGTATACTCTCTCGCTCATTCGACATGGTGGTTTTTTCTGTCCGAAGTTTCTCCCACTAATAATAGTACATAGTACAatagagaaaggaaaaaacataATTTAGAAAAGTATTTCGATTTTCGCAAAACAAgtattttgaagaaaaatctgTTAACTATCTCGCAAATATCGAAACTCGATGTGTTTTCGTTTTATTTTGAGATACTCCGTATTGCATTATTCTCATGGGGGGCACAATCCCACGCGCGCGGATGGGTCCgtcctattttttttgagtCCGACTGATGGGTCAGTCTTGTCACCGGCAAATATCACTAACGCTAGCAGCATATGATCCCATTTGTTTGCTATCCCGGAGCAAAGCACGTGGGAGTGGGATAGGAGAGAGCAGATCTTTGGTACAGCAGCCATGGAACAGAAATTCGAATAGGGGCGAGATATGTgaaaagattgtgtacatgcaCGTACATTGAGGCAGCTTCTCAATCACGGTCATGGACGAATTGTATTTACTCGGTCGATCAACGCTTCTGAAATTTCGGGATGCTTTGCCAAGGGCCAAATATTTTTATCGCGGGCCGGCCAGGTGCTAGGTGTCGCCAACTGGGTTAATTCCCTCTCAGCAAGAGTGCGATGGGCTGGGCTTAAATTGAATGCTTGCGTACTGTAGCCATGAACCGGCCCAGTTCCACCACGTGGAGCTGGCAGGGCTTCCGCCGGCCGTGCAAATCCCGTGAACTAGCGGTGGATTTCCAATTAAAATTCATCCGTTCAGCGTGAACGTTTCTTCTAACGGTAAAATTCATCCGTTCAGCGTGAACACGCTCGATCGTCAGTCACACGCCACCACGGGCCACAGCACACGGTAGCACGTAGCAGTGCATACAGGTTCCGTGATCCTAGAGTTACAATAACTCACCGGCAGCGTGTGCCCCTTCTGAGATGCATACGCAGAACGAACGTCTTTTTCCCAATGAAAAGATGTTGCGCGGTCACCCAAGGCTGCAGCCGGCGAATGTGGTTCGCCGTTCGCCGGAGTTATCGTGGGCCGAATACACAGACGGCCTTTACCGGCTAAAATGGGGAGCTATCGGGCCGAAAACCACGCAATCTGCTTCGGCCCACGAACAGACAGCCGGCAACATTCAGTCAATTCAGAGCGTCGTAGACTCGCACAAGAAgattgctgtcaaaaaaaggaCTCGCACAAGTACTTGTCCACCACCGATGTTACCTCTCTGTCCATGTCAAGCTGCACATAGCGTTCAACACATCAGGGCTTCGAGCTCTCTAGACTTAGGTCCATGTTCTAGGAATCTGTCTCCTTTACGAGGTCTTGTTGCGTTCTTCATATATACCCCGGGCCAACTTGCCACCGCGGCACCATCAGCACTTGTCCTCATGCCCCTGTAACTGTAAGAATGTTAACTTTGCGTCGTTCACTGCCTGCGCCGATGCCTCCTGTTTTGGTCATATTCGTGCTGTGCTGGTGACATGCGCAGGTATAGTCAAGTGTGACTTGAACTGTATGTCCGTCCATTCCTGTTTGTCAGCTACGGGAGAAGCAGCCGAAAAGTGAGGGGTTGGGAAGCAGCCATCAACGGCTAAGATGATGCCAGATACCTTTTCCCAAGCTTTTGGGCACCAGCCTGTCCACAAAACTTCTGCACAATTTACCTAGAACGTTCAATTGTCGGCTTCCAATTGTATGCTAGGACCGGTCATTCGAAGATGGCTACTGGAGCGTATACTGCATCTGATTGGTTTTAATTTTGTGTCAACGTACGTCTGCACAAGAACACTTTTCTACGTAAGTGCTAAATATTAATCACTATTGACGAGATAGTCAGGTCCCTGGAGCATCTATCTTAGCCACCCGCTCCGTGCAAACCAGAACAAAGTGCAGACCACGCCCTATCGAACGATCGAATCGGCTTTACGGCCGCCTAGCTTCCACCGATCGATGGTTGTCGCCTGTTGGATCCATTCTAATTTCCATcatagcaacaaaaaaaaacgatCCGAAGATAGGTAATGGCTTCCGATCTTTGGGTCGTttggaaaaggaaaatcaCAGCACCAAACCTCGCCTGTGTACGCCTTCGCTGCTAGGTGCTCAATGAGCTCATTAACTACAAAACAGATTAGACATGCAGTCAAAGGGAGGATTTTCATTTAGTTTCTACGACAAAATCGACTACTAGTTGAttctcaggaaaaaaaatggtcaGAAACTGCTGGGAGATCGAAGATGGTAGCTGCGCCAACAATGGATTTGCATCgatattgtttttttcttcggaAAGGAGGTCGAGACCCCCGGCATCTGCATCAAAATTAATGATGCACACGTCCGTTGCGTCGATATTGTGGGGGCACGCCGCACACATGACCTTGGCACATGCTTAATACAGTCAGCTGATCCCATCCACTTTAGGATGAGCTAGTGCCTATCTGCTGCTTTAGCCCATTATATGGATCATTTTGAGGCGACTCGAGAAGGCGCACGTCGAGACACGTAAGCGAGGGCCATGCTCCGTTGCAAGCTCGGatcagctgcatgcatgcaccttcCAATAAGACGTGTACCATAGAAAGACACCAAGTCATGGCCTGCCTTAGCTACATGCAAAGGATAACAAGATAAGCAACCGCTTGCTGTCCATCAAGACGAAAAAACGAAGACGATAAGCAAGCCAGGACTCGCTGGTGTCGCCAGCTCGAGCTAGAGAGCTTGCCGCGCGCGGTGGGTGGGGTACTCCGGGCCGCCGTGGATTAAGAAAATGAAGACAAACAACAACTAGGTTCGTATTGGCGATGAAAGCGAACGGAGTGTGGTAGTGGCCATGTCTTCTTCTCATGGAAAATGCGAAGAGGTATTCGATCGGCAGAGAATTCTGGTTCACTGCGGAACCACCACCAAGTTGAGAAGCTCCTAGCTATAAGGATTGGTGGGGAGCCGTACGTGACAGGCGGCCACGCGGCTGAGGCACCGTGCGACAACGGCTTCCTACTTCTGCTGAGGTGCCGTGCCATGCGCGGCTGCATCTCTCTGCCACTGCGCCGCGGGGCCACACGCAGGACGCAGCCAGCGCCCGGACCCACGTACGGCAGCCACTGCGTTTGTCTCTATCCAGGAAAAAGGCCAGCTGCTCCCATGTTAAGTTCCCACAGCTCGGCACACGCTCGTCCGTAATAACATCGCAGCCACGTCTTCATCGAACGTTACCAAAAACCATTGCATGTGTCCTGGTGTAAGCTAGTCTGGAACGCAGCTCGCAAAATCTAACACTTGCCCAAGTTCTCCACGGCTTATATAGAAGCCTCTTTGCGGACGACTGGCAGTAACTTTACTAGCTGTGTGCTCTCTCATCCACATCGAACACTTGCCGTTTAAGGTCAGGGAGGTGATTAATCAGGTTCGATTTCCTGAAAGAACTGAATTTGCCCGAGAAGGTCGGACTGGTCGATCTAGACGGCCGTGTAGTGTGTGTGTGCATGGCAGTGCTGTCGTCTGCGAAGCGCGTGCTCCCATGGGCCTCCTGCAACGGCCATGCCTTGGCGCGGGTCAGCGGCGGCCTCCGAGGCCTTCTCGGAACGGTGCGTAAGTGCTGCGCgtgggggcgagatttccgTGGTTTACAGTTCAGATCCCCCTCTGCATGCGTGATCAAACTCTTTTTATTCGTTTTCTTTCTTCGTCTTTCGGTTGAGGAGAAGCATTTCGATCGATCCCATCTGGACTGGTCATGTCCACGATGGTGATGAGATCGATGGGGACTCACGGTAGGCGCCTTCTCGCCATGCAGGCCGacggagctgctgctgctggcggctGCTCTCTTCTCCCGTGCAGGTGGAGGTCGTCGCTGCCTCAGCTGGACTCCGTCGACAGGTGAACTGCATGTTCGATCGATTATTTTCCCCAGTGATCGATGCcgggtttttttcttcttcttgttctgaACTACTCCAAGTGTACCCCAACGATTTTGTGTCTTTCAGCTCTATCAAAAATCTGTTGCCCTCCTCCGTTAATTCCGGTACTGTCCCATCGTTCATCATCCCCGATTAGCAGCCATTGTGCTTTGGGTTTCTTTCTCTAAAGTTGGGCAGCCATGCATTTCGATCTGACCGCGACATGCGtgtgcctgcctgcctgcaggTCCGACGAGGACAGCAGCGGCGGTGACATCGACTGGGACAACCTCGGCTTCGGGCTGACCCCGACGGATTACATGTACGTGATGCGGTGCTCCCAGGGCGACGCCGGCTTCTCCCGCGGCGAGCTCAGCCGCTACGGCAACGTCGAGCTCAGCCCGTCCTCCGGCGTCCTCAATTACGGCCAGGTCCGTCTGCAACACAATTCTTACCTGACGAACTAAGTTGACGACTGGTGAATTGGCGATACTGACCGGTGGTGCGTGTGTTCATTTGTTAATGGATTCAGGGTCTTTTCGAGGGTCTGAAGGCGTACAGGAGGTCGTCGGAGATGGGCGGGTACACGCTGTTCCGGCCGGAGGAGAACGCGCGGCGGATGCAGGTGGGCGCGGAGCGCATGTGCATGCCGGCCCCTTCCGTCGAGCAGTTCGTGCACGCCGTCAAGCAGACCGTCCTCGCCAACAGGCGCTGGGTACGTAATTACGCGTGTCGAATTACAATGCACCAGTGTGTTCTTGGCTGAGACCGATATACATGTCTGCAATCTGCAACCCACCGGTGCTGCTGTTTCATTCATTCAGGTGCCGCCGCAAGGGAAGGGGGCGCTGTACATCAGGCCGCTGCTCATCGGGAGCGGGGCCATCCTCGGCCTGGCGCCGGCACCCGAGTACATGTTCTTGATCTACG
This is a stretch of genomic DNA from Brachypodium distachyon strain Bd21 chromosome 1, Brachypodium_distachyon_v3.0, whole genome shotgun sequence. It encodes these proteins:
- the LOC100839637 gene encoding branched-chain-amino-acid aminotransferase 2, chloroplastic isoform X1, which gives rise to MAVLSSAKRVLPWASCNGHALARVSGGLRGLLGTADGAAAAGGCSLLPCRWRSSLPQLDSVDRSDEDSSGGDIDWDNLGFGLTPTDYMYVMRCSQGDAGFSRGELSRYGNVELSPSSGVLNYGQGLFEGLKAYRRSSEMGGYTLFRPEENARRMQVGAERMCMPAPSVEQFVHAVKQTVLANRRWVPPQGKGALYIRPLLIGSGAILGLAPAPEYMFLIYAAPVGTYFKEGLAAINLLVEEEIHRAMPGGTGGVKTIANYAPVLKPQMDAKSKGFADVLYLDPVHKRYVEEASSCNLFVVKGGAVATPATAGTILPGITRKSIIELARDRGYQVEERLVSIDDLVSADEVFCTGTAVGVTPVSTVTYQGTRYEFRTGQDTLSRELYTDLTSIQMGLAEDKKGWTVAVD